A part of Aegilops tauschii subsp. strangulata cultivar AL8/78 chromosome 2, Aet v6.0, whole genome shotgun sequence genomic DNA contains:
- the LOC109747313 gene encoding uncharacterized protein: MASIVVIGLVLLLDILSFVLAIGAERRWSTAQLGEAEPGGRRYCVYDTDASTWYGVGALALLLVRQTVAMVASRCFCCGRALSPDRWHFFSGLFFIVCW, from the exons ATGGCGTCCATCGTGGTGATCGGCCTGGTGCTGCTCCTCGACATCCTCTCCTTCGTCCTCGCCATCGGCGCCGAGCGCCGCTGGAGCACG GCGCAACtcggcgaggccgagcctggtGGCAGGCGGTACTGCGTGTACGACACGGATGCGTCCACCTGGTACGGCGTCGGCGCGCTCGCCCTGCTGCTGGTCAGGCAGACTGTCGCCATGGTGGCCAGCCGGTGCTTCTGCTGCGGCCGCGCGCTCTCCCCCGACCGCTGGCACTTCTTCTCcggcctcttcttcatcgtctgcTGGTAA